CCAATTGCGAAACAAATATCGTTGGTCAGGGCGGTTTTAAGATAGACAAGCTGGCCCGGAGTGCGTGCCTTGATAACATCATCCTTGGTGTAGAGGATGATCTTGTCAAAGTCCTCCTCTCCTTTTGCCTGCTTTCCGTTTCTTGTCAGTTCAAGGATGAGCCTGACATCCTGTTCCTTGAGCCTTCCGGAGGTGTTTATTGCATAGATCATTTCCTTAATGATCTTTTCAATTTTCTCAACCTCGTTTTGGATGCCCTTGAGGATGAGCTGATCGCCGCGAACAATTATAGCCGAGTGGAAGTGTTCCTCGAGTATCTCGAGATGGATATCATTTGGTCCCAGAAGTTTTTGCAGATCGACGCCTTCAAGGGAGATTTTCTTTTCAAATTCTGACATGGATTCCTGTATTAAGTTTAAAATATAAAAAGCCCTTAATACCTGAGTATCAAGGGCTTTTTTAGAATAATCGTCACAAAATAAGAATTAAGCGACAAAGCGACTATTAAGGAGCCGGTTTGTAGTTTCTTCCCATTTTGGAAACAGTGTTGATCTCATCAGCAGTGAGGTTCGGAATGGTATAAACCTGATTTGGGAAAATCAAGTCAGGGTTGTTTCCGATAACTTCCTGATTGGCTCTCCAAATTGCAGGCCAAGCAGCGCCTTTACCGTAGTATTCGCCTTTTGAAGCGATGCACCACAGGCAGTCACCTTTAACAACAGTATACTTCTTCACTTCAGGAACGACGATAACATCAAGGTCTTTTTTCCATTTAGCCATTAAGTCAGGCAGATAAACATGAAGTGTGTTGTAGAACTCAGGAAGAGCTGAGAGTTTGTTTGACTGGAGTTCTTTAAGTTCAGCTTCTCTTGCTGAATAAGGCTCTTGTCTTTTCTCAATCTTGCTTTTAAGTTCATTGACTTTCATTGCGAAAACCGATACATCACCAGCGTTGGCGCCGAGTGATTTGTAAAGGTCATCCAAACAATCTTCGTAGCTCTGGATGCCATCAAGCTGTTTCTGAACATTGGCAACATCTTTGTTGAGCTGGTCTACGGTTGAGCTGAGATTCATTTCAACTGCTTTTAATGAATCCATCTTGGCTTTGTATTGATCGCAGCTAAGATCTCTCTGGGCGAAAAGTGAACCTGAGAGAAGCACTAAAGCGAAAGCAGCAATTTTCATTGAAAATTTCATTCTTTTTCTCTCCTGTTACTTTTTGATTTTGTTTAAGTTCTGGTTAACTGTATTCTTCAGTTGATTACATTCTTCAAGCTTTTTCTGCTTGGCTGCAATCTGTTTGTTAAGGTCGGCTTTCTTGCTATTCAATTGTGAAATAGTAGACTGCTTCTGATTAACAGAGTTCTGAAGAGCATCTAAAGCTGCGTATTCCTGATCGCTTACACTGCAGCAACCGGCGAAGAATACTGTCGATAAACCGACTATAGCAAGCATTTTACTTAGCTTCATAGGCTTCTCTCCTTTTGTTTGAGTTGTTTGTTACTTATTGAAAAATAAAATATAGCAAAGGTACGAAAATTTTAAACTTTGAACAATTAAAATATGCAATTAATCCGAATTTAAGATGCCCAGATTGGAAAAACTGACAAATTTTGTTCCGGCGACGATAATATGGTCAAGAAGTTTGATATCAAAGAGTAAACAGGCCTCTTTTATTTTTTTTGTGATTCTTCTGTCTTCGATGCTGATATCGGGGGAACCACTCGGGTGGTTATGACTTATTATAATCGATTTGGCATTATGGTCGAGGCATCTTCTAATGATTTCCCTGACATCGACGAGGCTAAAATCGAGAGTTCCTTTGAACAGTTCCTCGATTTTTATCACTCTTCCGCTTGTCGAAATAAATGCCGCCATGAATTTTTCCACAGGTTCATTTTTCATGTATCGGATGAAATGTTCTGCTATTAAATCAGGGCTGGTTATTTTCCCTGTCACATAATCTTTCTCTGTGGTCTGTACCCTTTTCGCAATCTCAAAAATGGCAGAGAGAGTAATTGCCTTGTCACTTCCGATTCCGGAGAAAGTGTTTTTCAGATAACCCGGCGATTTGGACGAGAGTTCATTCAGACCTCCGGAAACTTCAATAATTTCGCGGGAGAGTTGTAAAACCGATTTCCCTTTTGTCCCTGTTCTAAGAATGATTGCCAGCAATTCCGAATCGGAGAGGGCATCAATTCCCTTGCTCTTTGCCTTTTCTCTCGGTTGCTCGTCTTTTGGGTGATCTTTTATTGCCATTTCAAAAAATCATATCTTCAATTTAAGAAAAAGGCTAAACTTTCCAAAATTATATTGCAAAATATTGAGAGAAAGGTTCGTTCTCCGGGCATCGAGTACTATTTTCCCTTTAATGCCGTCATAATCGATACCGCTCTGCACCTCATTCAGGAATGTACCCGGGTTAAAATTGTTTTTTGCGAGGAATTTAATGAGCATTGAAGTGGCGTCAAATCCGTAAAGCGCATTGCGATCAAAAAGATAACCGGTAAGTTCATAAAATTCCTTGTTCATTCTCTGATAATCCGGTTGAGTCATGTCAAGAAAGTAGTCGGAATCTATGTACATTGATGCGAGAAACGGAGCCGGTTCACTGAAAACATCGCTGAGAAGCCAGTCCTGATTGCCGTAAACATTTTTTGTAAATGCAAGATCTCTCAGTTTTTCATTCAGGAGAGCTGCATTTTTCACATCGCTTACAGGGAAATAGATACCGTCAAGTTTCTCATCGGCTTTTTCGATTTCCTCGATCAGGGATTCAAACTTTGTATCCTTCATATTATAGACAAGGGAAAGTGTCACCTTCCCGCCGAGTCTTTCAAATTCCTCCTTGAAACTTTCGGCAAGCTGGTTGGAATATCCTTCTTTTAGATAGACTATGCCGATTTTAGAGAGTCCGTGATAATTTCTGGCAAAACTTGCCATTATTTTCCCTCTCGTGGTAAAGGTCGGATTTGCCTGAATCACCAGATTGGACAATTGAGGCAGAGCGTCATCTGTGGCGGTCGGAGAGATAACCGGCAGACCAAGGTCGGAGAAAACCGAGATTACATCACGGGAATCCTTGCTCGAAGTGGATCCAATCACACCGCTTAGAGTTTTATCAACCGACAATTCCCGCTTCATGGATGCTATAACGCTGCTGTCGCTTTGGGTGTCCCTGATTAAAAGTCCCACTTTGGTTTCGCTGTTCTGATTGAAGATATGCACCGCATACTTGATCCCCTCAAGTACCTGATAAGACCTTCTTTCCAGATATGGCTTTCCCTTGTCTGTAAGTGGAAGAAGTACTGCGATATTGAACGACTGCTTCCCGGGCTGAGGATCATCCTGTGCAGAAGCCGCCACATTGGCAATAAAAATAATAAACAAGAATTTATATATCCTTGACAAGCTCATTATCTCTTCTTTCATTAAGTTCTTTTAGAACATCATTTGCAAACCGGTTGTCGGGGTTCAATTTTAATGCCGTCTCAAGGTAGCCGGCTGCCTCTTTATACCTGTTTCTCATCAGCAGCACCTTGCCGAGATAAGCATATATCTTCGATGAAGGCTCAAATTCTTCTATGTATTTTTTACAAAGAGACTCCAGTTTCGAAAATTCACGGTTTTTGTCGTAAATTTCGACAGCGAGTTCGAAAACCAGACGATTGCCCGTTCCAAGTTCTATGGCTATGGAAATCTGTGTGGATGCGTGTGAATTCATCCCTACAGACAAATAGTAGGCAGCCTGGTAGAAATAAACCTCCGGATTTGTCGGTGCAAGTTTTATCGCTTCCTCAAGATAGGGGAGTGCAACATGTGCCTGGTTCATCTCAAAATAACATCTCGCTATATAGAGGTATGACTCGCCAAGAAAGGCGGAGTTCTTTTCAAAATTCACAAAAGCGGTAAGATGTGTCGCCGACTCCCTGAACTTCCCGGTATGGAAATATGCCAGACCAAGAATAAAAAACGCAATCGGCTCGGCTTCCATCTCCACTCCGCCTAACACGGCGATCGATTCTTCCCACATCTGATACTTAAAGTAGAAGTGTCCCGTAAAGAGTCTCACTTCCAGTTCATCAGGCAGATGCTCTCGGAGTTCTGCCATAATCTTGAGGGCGGAATCCATTTTCTCCATATTCTCATAAATCTCTATGAGACGGAACCAGGCTGTGGTATCATCCGGGAAATCATCTATAATAGCCTGATAAAGTTGAATGGAATGAAGGATTTTTCCGCCGCCTTCAAATTCCTGAGCCCTCTTTAAACGATGGGTAAGCTCAAATTGTTTCTCGTTTTTCATTCCCACTCTATTGTTGCCGGCGGTTTCGAGCTGATATCATAAACAACCCTGTTTACGCCTCTTACATGATTAATAATTGAATTGGAGACATCGGCAAGGAAATCGTGGTCGAACCTGTACCAGTCGGCTGTCATTCCATCCACGGAAGTGACGGCTCTAAGAGCCAGGACATTCTCGTAGGTTCTTTGATCACCCATAACACCAACTGTCTGAACGGGGAGCAGTACCGTAAAAGCCTGCCAGATTTTATCGTACAGGTCATATTCCTTTATCTTGGCGATATATATCTCATCTGCGTTCCGAAGAATCTCCAGTCTTTCCTCCTGTATGTCACCGAGGACTCTTACAGCGAGTCCGGGACCGGGAAAGGGGTGCCTTTTTATCAGGTCTTCGGGAATGTCGAGAGAGAGCCCGATTTTCCTGACTTCATCCTTAAAAAGCTCGCGAAGAGGCTCAATTAGTTTCAAATTCATTTTTTCAGGAAGCCCGCCAACATTATGATGCGATTTTATTGTAACCGAAGCACCTTTTACGGGAACTGATTCGATTACATCGGGGTAGAGTGTGCCCTGAACAAGAAATGAAGCGTTTTCAATCTTTTTTGCTTCCTCTTCGAACACTTCGATAAAAGTATGTCCGATAATTTTTCTTTTTTCTTCAGGGGACGACACACCTGCAAGTCTCTCGAGAAAGAGTGCAGCAGCATCCACATGGATTATTTTCAGCCCGGTTCTTTCTCTTAACAGTTTTACAACCTTTGCAGATTCGTTTTTCCTCATAAGACCGT
The sequence above is a segment of the Bacteroidota bacterium genome. Coding sequences within it:
- a CDS encoding LysM peptidoglycan-binding domain-containing protein; this translates as MKFSMKIAAFALVLLSGSLFAQRDLSCDQYKAKMDSLKAVEMNLSSTVDQLNKDVANVQKQLDGIQSYEDCLDDLYKSLGANAGDVSVFAMKVNELKSKIEKRQEPYSAREAELKELQSNKLSALPEFYNTLHVYLPDLMAKWKKDLDVIVVPEVKKYTVVKGDCLWCIASKGEYYGKGAAWPAIWRANQEVIGNNPDLIFPNQVYTIPNLTADEINTVSKMGRNYKPAP
- the radC gene encoding DNA repair protein RadC; amino-acid sequence: MAIKDHPKDEQPREKAKSKGIDALSDSELLAIILRTGTKGKSVLQLSREIIEVSGGLNELSSKSPGYLKNTFSGIGSDKAITLSAIFEIAKRVQTTEKDYVTGKITSPDLIAEHFIRYMKNEPVEKFMAAFISTSGRVIKIEELFKGTLDFSLVDVREIIRRCLDHNAKSIIISHNHPSGSPDISIEDRRITKKIKEACLLFDIKLLDHIIVAGTKFVSFSNLGILNSD
- a CDS encoding ABC transporter substrate-binding protein; this translates as MKEEIMSLSRIYKFLFIIFIANVAASAQDDPQPGKQSFNIAVLLPLTDKGKPYLERRSYQVLEGIKYAVHIFNQNSETKVGLLIRDTQSDSSVIASMKRELSVDKTLSGVIGSTSSKDSRDVISVFSDLGLPVISPTATDDALPQLSNLVIQANPTFTTRGKIMASFARNYHGLSKIGIVYLKEGYSNQLAESFKEEFERLGGKVTLSLVYNMKDTKFESLIEEIEKADEKLDGIYFPVSDVKNAALLNEKLRDLAFTKNVYGNQDWLLSDVFSEPAPFLASMYIDSDYFLDMTQPDYQRMNKEFYELTGYLFDRNALYGFDATSMLIKFLAKNNFNPGTFLNEVQSGIDYDGIKGKIVLDARRTNLSLNILQYNFGKFSLFLKLKI
- a CDS encoding tetratricopeptide repeat protein is translated as MKNEKQFELTHRLKRAQEFEGGGKILHSIQLYQAIIDDFPDDTTAWFRLIEIYENMEKMDSALKIMAELREHLPDELEVRLFTGHFYFKYQMWEESIAVLGGVEMEAEPIAFFILGLAYFHTGKFRESATHLTAFVNFEKNSAFLGESYLYIARCYFEMNQAHVALPYLEEAIKLAPTNPEVYFYQAAYYLSVGMNSHASTQISIAIELGTGNRLVFELAVEIYDKNREFSKLESLCKKYIEEFEPSSKIYAYLGKVLLMRNRYKEAAGYLETALKLNPDNRFANDVLKELNERRDNELVKDI
- the guaA gene encoding glutamine-hydrolyzing GMP synthase, which translates into the protein MTGSSILIIDFGSQYTQLIARKVRELSVFSLIHPHTISPETIKEINPKGIILSGGPMSVKDDSAPMIDEEIFSMGIPVLGICYGLQLISYTLGGIVEKADKREYGKAIFNVLEENPLFEGIPSESTVWMSHGDHVKTLPYGFRKIGSSPNTENCAIVSDDKPVYGLQFHPEVYHTGYGKDILSNFIFSICNCKPDWNPGAFIDESIAKIKNEAGGSTAICALSGGVDSTVAAVLVHRALGENLVCVHIDNGLMRKNESAKVVKLLRERTGLKIIHVDAAALFLERLAGVSSPEEKRKIIGHTFIEVFEEEAKKIENASFLVQGTLYPDVIESVPVKGASVTIKSHHNVGGLPEKMNLKLIEPLRELFKDEVRKIGLSLDIPEDLIKRHPFPGPGLAVRVLGDIQEERLEILRNADEIYIAKIKEYDLYDKIWQAFTVLLPVQTVGVMGDQRTYENVLALRAVTSVDGMTADWYRFDHDFLADVSNSIINHVRGVNRVVYDISSKPPATIEWE